The genome window AGCTCGATGTGGATACGCTCTATGTTTCTCGGGTTGATGTTGGCAAATCCCTCACCATGAAACGTTGGCGTGCGAGAGCGCGCGGTCGCCCTGGGCGGTATCATCGTCCTTTTTCTAATCTTTCTGTGGTCGTGAGTTTGCGCCATGGAGACCAAGAGAACGCGGAGGTGAGTCGTGGGACAAAAAACTAACCCCATAGGCTTACGTTTAAGGGTTAATCGCATGTGGGACTCTCGCTGGTATGTTGGGCGAGATTATCCAAAAGTCATTGCGACAGACATCCGCATTCGTCACTTCCTTGAAAAGGAGTTGAAACAGGCAGGTGTCGGGCGTATCTTGTTGGAACGCAAAGAGGGCATGAAAGACATCAATGTAACAATCTTTGTGGCGCGTCCGGGTGTCGTCATTGGTAAAAAGGGGACGGGTGTCAAAAAGATAGAACAAGATGTCTTACGTATCATCGTCAGGGATATGGCAAAAACAGACCATGAGTATAAGAAGCTTAAGCAAGAACTCGCCATGAGGGATAAAAAGGACTCGACATCGAAGAAGAAAGGAAAAGAGTCGCCTTATAGAGAGAAAGTCAAAGACATTCGCGTCTCCATCAATACGCGTAAATTAGATGTCCCAGAAATGGACGCCAGCCTTGTTGCCGACAATATCGCCCATCAGTTAGAGAGGCGTGTCTCTTTCCGCCGCGCTGTCAAGAGGGCATTGCAATCGGCAGAAAAATTGGGGGCACAAGGTATCCGTATCCATGTGAGTGGGCGCATTGGCGGTGCAGAGATTGCTCGCACCGAATTTTTTCGACAAGGTCAGGTGCCTCTTCACACGTTGCGCGCGGATATAGATTATGGAACAGCCGTTGCCCACACAACCTATGGGACATGCGGTGTCAAAGTATGGATTTATCATGGGGATATTTATGAA of Alphaproteobacteria bacterium GM7ARS4 contains these proteins:
- the rpsC gene encoding 30S ribosomal protein S3, with the protein product MKDINVTIFVARPGVVIGKKGTGVKKIEQDVLRIIVRDMAKTDHEYKKLKQELAMRDKKDSTSKKKGKESPYREKVKDIRVSINTRKLDVPEMDASLVADNIAHQLERRVSFRRAVKRALQSAEKLGAQGIRIHVSGRIGGAEIARTEFFRQGQVPLHTLRADIDYGTAVAHTTYGTCGVKVWIYHGDIYEHDPTARDRRVIKSQQHRSRVPMGAGGASGRDSHEKGHVSTPAQKAAPPKEEAATAALATEGAQ